One part of the Pseudomonas sp. MYb118 genome encodes these proteins:
- a CDS encoding DUF3299 domain-containing protein, translated as MPRALLALLMLVALPLWAAEPKELTWSEMIPPDAMPEVPDMRPMHDLSQLGNALSAESAPAAKQSMPNAPVVKSLDGQNIRLPGYIVPLEVSEEGRTTEFLLVPYFGACIHVPPPPSNQIVHVKSEVGVKLDELYQPYWIEGAMQVKASTSELADAGYQMEADKIYMYELPE; from the coding sequence ATGCCCCGCGCCCTGCTTGCGCTGTTGATGCTGGTTGCCCTGCCCCTGTGGGCGGCCGAGCCGAAAGAACTGACTTGGTCGGAAATGATCCCGCCCGATGCCATGCCTGAAGTGCCGGACATGCGCCCCATGCACGACCTTTCGCAACTGGGCAATGCGCTGTCGGCGGAGTCGGCGCCAGCGGCCAAGCAGTCGATGCCGAATGCGCCGGTGGTGAAGAGTCTGGACGGACAGAACATTCGCCTGCCGGGCTACATCGTGCCGCTGGAAGTCAGCGAAGAAGGCCGCACCACGGAGTTCCTGCTGGTGCCGTATTTCGGCGCCTGCATTCACGTGCCGCCACCGCCGTCCAACCAGATCGTGCATGTGAAAAGTGAAGTCGGGGTGAAGCTCGACGAACTGTATCAGCCGTACTGGATCGAGGGAGCAATGCAGGTGAAAGCGTCGACCAGTGAGCTGGCCGATGCTGGGTATCAGATGGAGGCGGACAAGATCTACATGTATGAATTGCCGGAGTAA
- a CDS encoding OmpW family protein codes for MHKSLLSASLFALALAAPIAHAHEAGDILIRAGAITVNPKADSSSVKVDQGPLKGADLGGKATMDSDTQLGLNFAYMLDSHWGIELLAATPFQHDVKIKNTALAPANGKLGSLKHLPPTLSVVYYPLDAKSAFQPYVGAGINYTWIFDEDLSSGAKSNGFSNFKAKNSWGMAFQVGADYMITDNILLNAQVRYIDIDTQATVENNAVAAGTRAKVNVDVDPLIYMVGLGYKF; via the coding sequence ATGCACAAGTCTTTGCTCAGCGCTTCGTTGTTCGCCCTCGCACTCGCCGCGCCAATCGCCCACGCTCACGAAGCCGGCGACATCCTCATCCGTGCCGGTGCGATCACCGTCAACCCGAAAGCCGACAGCTCCAGCGTCAAGGTCGATCAGGGGCCTCTGAAAGGTGCTGATCTGGGCGGCAAGGCAACCATGGACAGCGACACCCAACTGGGTCTGAACTTCGCTTACATGCTCGACAGCCACTGGGGTATCGAGCTGCTGGCCGCCACCCCGTTCCAGCACGACGTGAAGATCAAGAACACCGCCCTGGCCCCGGCCAACGGCAAGCTCGGCAGCCTGAAACACCTGCCGCCAACCCTGAGCGTCGTGTACTACCCGCTGGACGCCAAGTCGGCGTTCCAACCGTATGTTGGCGCCGGTATCAACTACACCTGGATCTTCGACGAAGACCTGAGCAGCGGCGCCAAGTCCAACGGCTTCAGCAACTTCAAGGCGAAAAACTCCTGGGGCATGGCGTTCCAGGTCGGTGCCGACTACATGATCACCGACAACATCCTGCTCAACGCCCAAGTGCGCTACATCGACATCGACACCCAGGCGACCGTGGAAAACAATGCCGTCGCAGCGGGCACCCGCGCCAAGGTCAATGTGGATGTCGACCCGCTCATCTACATGGTCGGCCTGGGCTACAAGTTCTAA
- a CDS encoding NAD-dependent epimerase/dehydratase family protein, producing the protein MADGPVLITGGAGFIGSHLTDALLAKGRSVRILDDLSTGKRSNLPLDNPKVELMVGDVADAALVAQAMRGCSAVVHLAAVASVQASVDDPVKTHQSNFIGSLNVCEAMRQAGVKRVLFASSAAVYGNNGEGESINEDTPKEPLTPYASDKLASEYYFDFYHREHKLEPVIFRFFNIFGPRQDPSSPYSGVISIFSERAQKGLPISVFGDGEQTRDFVFVADLVDLLVQALEQPQVEAGAINVGWNQATSLKQMLDALEEVVGELPPVNYGPARSGDIRHSRANNQRLQARFVLPARTSMSVGLARLLGR; encoded by the coding sequence ATGGCTGACGGCCCCGTTCTCATTACCGGCGGCGCCGGCTTCATCGGCTCGCACCTGACTGACGCCTTGCTTGCCAAAGGCCGCTCGGTGCGCATTCTCGATGACTTGTCCACGGGCAAGCGCAGCAACCTGCCGTTGGATAACCCCAAGGTAGAGCTGATGGTCGGCGATGTCGCCGATGCGGCGCTGGTCGCACAGGCCATGCGCGGTTGCAGCGCGGTGGTGCACCTGGCTGCGGTGGCGTCGGTGCAGGCTTCGGTGGACGATCCGGTGAAGACCCACCAGAGCAATTTCATAGGTTCGCTCAATGTCTGCGAGGCCATGCGCCAGGCGGGCGTCAAGCGCGTGCTGTTCGCTTCCAGCGCGGCGGTCTATGGCAACAACGGCGAAGGCGAGTCGATCAACGAAGACACGCCCAAGGAGCCGTTGACGCCGTACGCCTCGGACAAACTGGCCAGCGAATACTACTTCGATTTCTACCACCGCGAGCACAAACTGGAGCCGGTGATTTTCCGCTTCTTCAACATCTTCGGCCCGCGCCAGGATCCGTCCTCGCCGTACTCCGGGGTGATCAGTATTTTCAGTGAGCGTGCGCAGAAGGGCCTGCCGATCAGCGTGTTCGGCGACGGTGAGCAGACGCGGGATTTTGTTTTCGTCGCCGATCTGGTGGACCTGCTGGTACAGGCACTCGAGCAACCCCAGGTTGAGGCGGGGGCGATCAACGTCGGCTGGAACCAGGCAACCAGCCTCAAGCAGATGCTGGATGCGTTGGAAGAGGTGGTCGGCGAACTGCCACCGGTGAATTACGGTCCGGCGCGTTCCGGGGATATCCGCCATTCACGGGCGAACAACCAGCGCTTGCAGGCGCGTTTTGTCTTGCCTGCCCGGACGTCGATGAGTGTCGGCCTGGCGCGTTTGCTGGGTCGCTGA
- a CDS encoding sugar nucleotide-binding protein produces MRMRLMLLGGGNALGQALIRLGAEEDIGFLAPRPPQDGWDAASLTQLLDDTRPDALINLAYYFDWFQAETVSESRLAGQERAIERLAELCQHHDIVLLQPSSYRVFDGSRATAYSEKDEPVPLGLRGQALWRIEQSVRATCPQHVLLRFGWLLDDSPEGTLGRFLARAENPEELLMADDRRGNPTPVDDAARVIISVLKQLDCAAPLWGTYHYAGHEATTPLALGQAILTEARALHPLAIEEPTAQAHAARPDAAEEPQHAVLACKKILHTFGIKPRAWRAALPGLLDRFYRHG; encoded by the coding sequence ATGCGAATGCGCCTTATGTTACTGGGCGGCGGAAATGCCCTTGGGCAGGCGCTGATTCGCCTCGGTGCGGAGGAAGACATCGGCTTCCTCGCCCCCCGCCCACCGCAGGACGGCTGGGATGCCGCGAGCCTGACGCAACTGCTCGACGACACCCGCCCGGATGCGTTGATCAACCTTGCCTACTACTTCGACTGGTTCCAGGCGGAGACGGTCAGCGAGTCGCGTCTGGCCGGGCAGGAGCGGGCCATCGAGCGGCTGGCCGAGTTGTGCCAGCATCACGACATCGTCCTGCTGCAACCGTCGAGCTATCGCGTGTTCGACGGCTCCCGTGCGACGGCCTACAGCGAAAAGGACGAGCCGGTGCCCCTGGGGCTGCGCGGCCAGGCGTTGTGGCGGATCGAGCAGAGCGTGCGTGCCACCTGCCCGCAACATGTGTTGCTGCGTTTCGGCTGGCTGCTCGACGACAGCCCCGAAGGTACCCTCGGGCGTTTCCTCGCCCGTGCGGAAAACCCCGAAGAGCTGTTGATGGCTGACGATCGTCGCGGCAACCCGACGCCCGTGGACGACGCGGCCCGGGTGATCATTTCGGTGCTCAAGCAGCTCGACTGCGCGGCGCCGCTGTGGGGCACCTACCACTACGCCGGACACGAAGCGACCACACCGCTGGCGCTGGGCCAGGCAATTCTGACCGAGGCGCGCGCGCTGCATCCGCTGGCCATCGAGGAACCGACCGCCCAGGCACACGCCGCGCGCCCGGACGCCGCCGAAGAGCCACAACACGCGGTGCTGGCCTGCAAGAAAATCCTTCACACTTTCGGGATCAAGCCTCGCGCCTGGCGTGCGGCGCTCCCGGGTCTACTCGACAGGTTCTATCGCCATGGCTGA